The following are from one region of the Equus asinus isolate D_3611 breed Donkey chromosome 27, EquAss-T2T_v2, whole genome shotgun sequence genome:
- the CLDN23 gene encoding claudin-23, giving the protein MRTPVAMTVGMVFAPCGLLLNLTSTLTPGWRLVKGFLNQPVDVVLYQGLWDMCREQSSRERECGQPDDWGYFAAEPVRVARGLMVTSLAITALGLLLASLGVRCWQEEPRSALAGLSGLVLFAAGLFSLIPVSWYNHVLGDRAVLPAPSSPVTVQVSYSLVLGYLGSCLLLLGGFSLALSFAPWCEERCRRKAPSGGQRRSSISTVHVDWPEPALTPAIKYYSGGQHRPRPADLGAAGPAKVGFPMPRPPPKAHSDPEEDTLDGEKAADSHSASSRSTRLCHGSLPCDSDL; this is encoded by the coding sequence ATGCGGACGCCGGTGGCGATGACGGTGGGCATGGTATTCGCGCCCTGCGGGCTGCTGCTCAACCTGACCAGCACGCTGACGCCCGGCTGGCGGCTGGTGAAGGGCTTCCTCAACCAGCCGGTGGACGTGGTGCTCTACCAGGGCCTGTGGGACATGTGCCGCGAGCAGAGCAGCCGCGAGCGCGAGTGCGGCCAGCCCGACGACTGGGGCTACTTCGCGGCCGAGCCCGTGCGCGTGGCGCGGGGGCTCATGGTCACATCGCTGGCCATCACGGCCCTGGGGCTGCTGCTGGCGTCGCTCGGCGTGCGCTGCTGGCAGGAAGAGCCCCGCTCCGCGCTGGCCGGCCTCTCCGGCTTGGTGCTCTTTGCCGCGGGCCTCTTCAGCCTCATCCCGGTCTCCTGGTACAACCACGTCTTGGGGGACCGCGCCGTCCTGCCCGCCCCGTCCAGCCCGGTCACGGTGCAGGTCAGCTACAGCCTGGTGCTGGGCTACCTGGGCAGCTGTCTGCTGCTGCTGGGCGGCTTCTCGCTGGCACTCAGCTTCGCGCCCTGGTGCGAGGAGCGCTGCCGTCGCAAGGCGCCCTCGGGCGGCCAGCGCcgcagcagcatcagcaccgtGCACGTGGACTGGCCCGAGCCCGCGCTCACGCCCGCCATCAAGTACTACAGCGGGGGCCAGCACCGGCCGCGGCCCGCCGACCTCGGCGCCGCCGGCCCGGCCAAGGTGGGCTTCCCCATGCCGCGGCCGCCGCCCAAGGCCCACAGCGACCCGGAGGAGGACACGCTCGACGGGGAGAAGGCGGCCGACTCCCACAGCGCCTCCTCGCGCAGCACCCGGCTCTGCCACGGCTCGCTGCCCTGCGACTCCGACCTGTAG